The following proteins are encoded in a genomic region of Vibrio spartinae:
- the ftsH gene encoding ATP-dependent zinc metalloprotease FtsH: MSDMAKNLILWLVIAVVLMSVFQSFGPGDNSGRAVDYTTFVKEVGQGQIQEAQFKDSEITFTRRGSSTHYVTYMPVYDQKLLDDLINQNVKVQGTPPEEQSLLGTIFISWFPMILLIGVWIFFMRQMQGGGGKGAMSFGKSKARMMTEEQIKTTFGDVAGCDEAKEDVKELVDYLRDPSRFQKLGGKIPTGVLMVGPPGTGKTLLAKAIAGEAKVPFFTISGSDFVEMFVGVGASRVRDMFEQAKKASPCIIFIDEIDAVGRQRGAGVGGGHDEREQTLNQMLVEMDGFEGHEGIIVIAATNRPDVLDPALLRPGRFDRQVVVGLPDIRGREQILKVHMRKVPISNDVNASLIARGTPGFSGADLANLVNEAALFAARGNKRNVSMVEFELAKDKIMMGAERRSMVMSEEIKASTAYHEAGHAIVGRLVPEHDPVYKVSIIPRGRALGVTMYLPEQDRISMSRQHLESMISSLYGGRLAEELIYGVDKVSTGASNDIERATDIARKMVTQWGFSEKLGPLLYTEDEGEVFLGRSMTKTKHMSDDTAKLIDDEIRKIIDRNYERARKILLDNMDIMHSMKDALMKYETIDAGQIDDLLERKSEIREPAGWSDRDSGAQEKVKSTESENDAKPDETQHEEQQDKSDNDDQSGRTE; this comes from the coding sequence TTGAGTGACATGGCAAAAAATTTAATATTATGGCTGGTTATCGCCGTTGTCTTAATGTCCGTATTTCAGAGCTTTGGCCCTGGAGATAATAGTGGCAGGGCGGTTGACTATACCACTTTCGTGAAAGAAGTCGGACAGGGTCAAATTCAGGAAGCTCAATTCAAAGATAGTGAGATTACGTTTACCCGCCGAGGCAGTAGTACTCATTATGTTACGTACATGCCTGTGTACGATCAGAAACTACTTGATGATCTGATTAATCAGAATGTAAAAGTTCAAGGGACGCCTCCTGAAGAACAAAGCTTACTGGGGACGATTTTCATCTCTTGGTTCCCGATGATTCTCTTGATCGGTGTCTGGATCTTCTTTATGCGACAGATGCAGGGCGGTGGTGGTAAAGGTGCCATGTCGTTCGGCAAGAGCAAAGCCCGCATGATGACTGAAGAGCAGATTAAAACAACATTCGGTGATGTTGCTGGTTGTGATGAAGCCAAAGAAGATGTGAAAGAGCTTGTCGACTATCTGCGTGATCCGAGCCGTTTCCAAAAACTGGGCGGAAAAATTCCAACCGGTGTTTTAATGGTTGGTCCTCCGGGTACCGGGAAAACGTTGTTAGCGAAGGCTATTGCCGGCGAAGCGAAAGTCCCGTTTTTTACCATTTCAGGTTCTGATTTTGTTGAAATGTTCGTCGGGGTTGGTGCTTCTCGGGTCAGAGACATGTTTGAGCAGGCTAAAAAGGCTTCTCCTTGTATCATATTCATCGATGAAATTGATGCTGTCGGGCGTCAGCGTGGTGCTGGTGTCGGTGGTGGACACGATGAACGCGAACAGACATTGAACCAAATGCTGGTTGAAATGGACGGTTTTGAAGGGCATGAAGGCATCATTGTTATTGCTGCAACCAACCGTCCGGATGTATTAGACCCTGCGTTATTACGTCCAGGTCGTTTTGACCGTCAGGTTGTGGTTGGATTGCCGGATATCCGTGGGCGTGAACAAATTCTGAAAGTTCACATGCGTAAAGTGCCGATTTCTAATGATGTCAATGCCTCACTGATTGCTCGCGGTACGCCTGGATTCTCAGGTGCAGACTTGGCCAACTTGGTCAATGAAGCCGCACTGTTTGCGGCTCGTGGGAATAAACGCAATGTCTCGATGGTTGAGTTTGAACTGGCGAAAGACAAAATTATGATGGGTGCTGAGCGACGTTCCATGGTGATGTCAGAAGAAATCAAAGCATCAACTGCGTATCATGAAGCAGGACACGCGATTGTCGGACGTTTGGTCCCAGAGCATGACCCTGTGTATAAAGTATCGATTATTCCGCGTGGTCGTGCTTTAGGTGTCACCATGTACTTACCGGAGCAAGATCGCATCAGTATGTCTCGGCAACACCTGGAATCAATGATTTCCAGCCTTTATGGTGGACGTCTGGCTGAAGAACTGATCTATGGGGTCGATAAAGTCTCAACCGGGGCGTCAAACGATATTGAGCGTGCGACAGATATTGCACGTAAAATGGTGACCCAGTGGGGGTTCTCAGAAAAATTAGGTCCGTTGTTATATACCGAAGATGAGGGAGAAGTCTTTCTCGGTCGGAGTATGACAAAAACGAAGCATATGTCTGATGATACGGCAAAACTGATCGATGATGAGATTCGGAAGATTATTGATCGAAACTATGAGAGAGCGAGAAAGATCCTGTTGGATAATATGGATATCATGCATTCGATGAAAGATGCTCTGATGAAGTATGAAACCATCGATGCTGGTCAGATTGATGATTTGTTGGAGCGAAAATCTGAAATCAGGGAGCCAGCCGGATGGAGTGATCGGGACTCAGGCGCTCAGGAAAAAGTGAAGTCTACTGAATCAGAAAATGATGCGAAGCCTGATGAAACTCAACATGAGGAACAACAGGACAAATCAGATAATGATGATCAAAGTGGACGAACTGAGTAA
- the folP gene encoding dihydropteroate synthase, with translation MDIRTSYKTLSLSSPQVMGILNTTPDSFSDGGQFVSPKKALAHADTMIRAGATIIDVGGESTRPGAAEVTVEEELNRVIPVVCAIRQKYPDIWISVDTSKAEVMQQSIDAGADLINDIRSLQEPGALAVVAKADIPVCLMHMQGQPGTMQKRPEYRDVIQEVYTFLKDRIAVCEKAGIRRENIILDPGFGFGKTLEHNYHLLANLNTFHQFGLPLLIGLSRKSMLHKFLDKRPADCMVASIVCAAVAAMQGAQIFRVHDVDETVEAMKIISMIQANQS, from the coding sequence ATGGATATTCGGACGTCCTATAAAACCTTAAGTTTAAGTTCTCCTCAGGTGATGGGGATTTTGAATACGACGCCTGATTCTTTTTCTGATGGCGGGCAGTTTGTTTCTCCGAAGAAAGCATTAGCGCATGCAGATACGATGATTCGGGCTGGTGCGACGATTATTGATGTCGGGGGGGAGTCAACTCGTCCCGGTGCTGCTGAAGTGACCGTTGAAGAAGAATTAAACCGGGTGATTCCTGTTGTCTGTGCTATTCGACAAAAGTACCCGGACATCTGGATTTCTGTTGATACAAGCAAAGCAGAAGTCATGCAACAGAGCATTGATGCGGGCGCGGATCTGATTAATGATATTCGTTCACTTCAGGAGCCGGGAGCATTAGCCGTTGTTGCAAAAGCGGATATTCCTGTTTGTTTAATGCATATGCAAGGACAACCAGGAACGATGCAGAAGCGTCCTGAATATCGTGATGTTATTCAGGAAGTCTACACGTTTTTAAAGGACAGAATTGCCGTATGCGAGAAGGCAGGCATACGACGAGAAAATATTATTCTTGATCCTGGTTTTGGGTTTGGTAAAACCCTTGAGCATAATTATCATTTATTAGCCAATCTAAACACCTTTCATCAGTTTGGCCTGCCCCTGTTGATTGGTCTATCCAGAAAATCAATGTTGCATAAGTTTCTGGACAAACGACCTGCGGACTGCATGGTCGCAAGTATTGTTTGTGCCGCGGTTGCTGCAATGCAAGGTGCACAGATCTTCCGGGTTCATGATGTTGATGAAACCGTTGAAGCGATGAAAATAATCAGTATGATTCAAGCAAATCAATCATAA
- the glmM gene encoding phosphoglucosamine mutase: MSNHRRYFGTDGVRGKVGQFPITPDFVMKLGWAAGRVLSKQGTRKVIIGKDTRISGYMLESALEAGLAAAGLEATLTGPMPTPAVAYLTQTFRAEAGIVISASHNPYDDNGIKFFSSEGTKLPDEVEFEIEQELDKVIECVPSAELGKASRLTDAAGRYIEFCKSTFPSRLSLAGLKIVVDCAHGATYHIAPSVFRELGADVVAIGVNPNGLNINEQVGATDIRALQHKVLEEKADIGLAFDGDGDRIIMVDALGRKVDGDQIAYIIARYLLRKGELKGGVVGTLMTNLGMEVALKQLGIPFARAAVGDRYVMEKLLEKNWKIGAENSGHVILLDKMTTGDAIVAALQVLTAVVDSEMSLGELSNGMKLFPQILENVRFSGDSNPLDAEAVKQCVEAVEGELGDKGRVLLRKSGTEPLLRVMVEGEDETLVRESALKIADVVKSNC, from the coding sequence ATGTCGAATCACAGGCGTTATTTTGGTACCGACGGGGTCAGGGGAAAGGTTGGTCAATTTCCTATTACCCCAGATTTTGTGATGAAGCTTGGATGGGCTGCCGGTCGGGTTTTATCGAAACAAGGAACCCGTAAAGTGATTATCGGTAAGGATACTCGCATCTCCGGCTATATGTTGGAATCAGCTCTGGAAGCTGGTTTGGCCGCGGCCGGGCTCGAAGCGACGTTAACGGGACCGATGCCCACACCCGCAGTTGCTTATCTGACACAAACCTTTCGTGCTGAAGCCGGAATCGTGATTTCTGCATCTCATAATCCATATGATGATAACGGGATCAAGTTTTTTTCCTCTGAGGGAACAAAGCTACCTGATGAGGTGGAGTTCGAGATTGAACAAGAGCTGGATAAGGTGATTGAGTGTGTTCCCTCTGCTGAGTTAGGAAAGGCTTCTCGTTTAACTGATGCAGCCGGACGTTATATTGAGTTTTGCAAAAGTACTTTTCCATCCAGATTAAGCTTGGCTGGGTTAAAAATTGTTGTCGATTGTGCTCATGGCGCAACTTATCATATTGCTCCGAGTGTTTTCAGAGAGTTAGGGGCTGATGTGGTTGCTATTGGCGTAAATCCAAATGGTTTAAACATCAATGAACAGGTCGGTGCGACCGATATTCGCGCGCTTCAGCATAAAGTACTGGAAGAAAAAGCAGATATTGGATTGGCCTTTGATGGCGACGGTGATCGCATCATTATGGTTGACGCATTGGGGCGTAAAGTCGATGGCGATCAAATTGCCTATATCATTGCTCGCTACCTGCTGCGCAAGGGAGAGCTGAAAGGTGGTGTAGTCGGGACGTTGATGACGAACCTCGGTATGGAGGTTGCGTTGAAACAACTGGGGATCCCCTTTGCCCGGGCTGCTGTTGGAGACCGGTATGTCATGGAAAAGCTGTTGGAAAAAAACTGGAAAATCGGTGCGGAGAATTCAGGGCATGTGATCTTACTGGATAAGATGACAACCGGAGATGCGATTGTGGCTGCGCTACAGGTTTTGACCGCGGTTGTGGATAGTGAGATGTCACTGGGTGAATTATCCAACGGCATGAAACTTTTCCCACAGATACTGGAAAATGTTCGCTTCAGTGGCGATTCTAATCCACTCGATGCTGAAGCTGTGAAACAGTGTGTTGAGGCCGTTGAAGGTGAATTAGGCGATAAAGGACGAGTGCTGTTAAGAAAATCAGGCACTGAACCGTTACTCCGCGTGATGGTTGAGGGTGAAGATGAAACACTCGTTCGGGAATCTGCATTAAAGATTGCTGACGTCGTGAAGTCAAACTGTTGA
- the secG gene encoding preprotein translocase subunit SecG produces the protein MFTVLLVIYLLAAVAIIGLVLIQQGKGADMGASFGAGASNTVFGAGGSGNFLTRMTAIFAIVFLIVSLFLGNLSTHKAKSQWVDPAQDKAVQEQTKTDDGVPADDSNGSEIPQ, from the coding sequence ATGTTTACAGTCCTACTTGTGATTTACCTGTTGGCAGCGGTTGCTATCATCGGATTGGTGTTGATTCAACAAGGTAAAGGCGCAGATATGGGAGCCTCATTTGGGGCAGGTGCTTCAAATACAGTATTTGGTGCCGGTGGCTCTGGAAATTTCTTAACCCGAATGACTGCAATTTTTGCAATTGTATTCCTAATCGTTAGTCTGTTTTTAGGGAATTTATCAACACATAAAGCGAAATCGCAATGGGTTGATCCTGCTCAGGACAAAGCAGTCCAAGAGCAAACGAAGACTGATGATGGTGTTCCTGCTGACGACTCAAACGGCAGTGAAATACCACAGTAA
- the rimP gene encoding ribosome maturation factor RimP: MTGLEKQLSELLEAPVVAAGYELVGLEFVRAGAHSTLRIYIDHDNGITVDDCAEVSRQVSAVLDVEDPISVAYNLEVSSPGVDRPLFKSEHYEQFIGHEVNIVLKMAVGNRRKWKGIIQSVDGETIVVTVDEQEEPFALSNISKANLIPKF, from the coding sequence ATGACAGGGTTAGAAAAACAACTTTCTGAATTACTTGAAGCACCTGTTGTTGCTGCAGGTTATGAATTAGTCGGATTAGAATTTGTTCGTGCTGGAGCGCATTCAACGCTACGAATTTATATTGATCACGACAATGGTATTACTGTGGATGACTGTGCTGAGGTTAGTCGTCAGGTCAGTGCTGTGCTTGATGTAGAAGATCCTATTTCTGTGGCCTATAACCTTGAAGTTTCTTCACCTGGCGTAGACAGACCTTTATTTAAATCTGAACACTATGAGCAATTTATTGGTCACGAGGTCAATATTGTTTTGAAAATGGCTGTTGGAAACCGCCGCAAATGGAAAGGTATCATCCAATCGGTTGATGGTGAAACCATTGTGGTTACTGTTGATGAGCAAGAAGAACCATTCGCGCTCAGCAATATTTCAAAAGCTAATCTGATCCCTAAATTTTAA
- the nusA gene encoding transcription termination factor NusA gives MSKEILAVVEAVSNEKAVPRERIFEALETALATSTKKKYDIDIDVRVEIDRKTGEFETFRRWLVVAEVLNPTKEISIEAAQFDDDSIELDDFIEDQIESVKFDRITTQTAKQVIVQKVREAERAQIVEQFIDNEGELVTGAVKKVTRDSIILDLGNNAEAVILREDQLPRENFRPGDRVRGLLYAVRPEARGFQLFITRSKPEMLAELFRVEVPEIGEELIELKCASRDPGSRAKIAVKTNDKRIDPVGACVGMRGARVQAVSGELGGERIDIVLWDDNPAQFVINAMAPADVASIIVDEDAHSMDIAVEADNLAQAIGRSGQNVRLASQLTGWELNVMTVEDLQKKHQEESTESIELFMKHLAIEQDFAELLVEEGFSTLEEVAYVPVNELLEVDGLDEDLVEELRTRAKDALTTLALAREESLDGGEPAEDLLNLSGLEREMAYKLAAKGVITLEDLADQGIDDLEGIEELTEERAGELIMAARNICWFGEDA, from the coding sequence ATGAGTAAAGAAATTTTAGCGGTAGTTGAGGCGGTTTCAAACGAGAAGGCTGTTCCTCGTGAACGTATTTTTGAAGCGCTTGAAACTGCTTTAGCAACCTCGACTAAGAAAAAATACGATATTGATATTGATGTTCGCGTTGAGATTGATAGAAAGACTGGAGAGTTTGAAACATTCCGTCGCTGGTTGGTTGTAGCAGAAGTTCTGAATCCAACCAAAGAGATTTCAATCGAAGCGGCTCAATTTGATGATGATTCAATCGAGTTGGATGATTTTATTGAAGATCAAATTGAATCGGTTAAGTTTGACCGGATCACCACTCAGACGGCAAAACAGGTTATTGTCCAGAAAGTTCGTGAAGCTGAACGGGCACAAATCGTTGAGCAGTTTATTGATAATGAAGGTGAACTTGTCACCGGTGCAGTAAAGAAAGTTACCCGAGATAGTATTATCCTTGATCTCGGTAATAACGCAGAAGCTGTAATTTTGCGTGAAGATCAACTTCCCCGAGAAAACTTCCGTCCTGGTGACCGCGTTCGTGGCTTACTTTATGCGGTTAGACCTGAAGCGCGTGGTTTCCAGCTCTTCATCACTCGTTCTAAGCCTGAAATGCTGGCTGAATTATTCCGTGTTGAAGTCCCTGAAATTGGTGAAGAACTAATTGAGCTGAAATGTGCATCTCGCGATCCGGGATCAAGAGCTAAAATCGCGGTGAAAACCAACGATAAACGCATTGACCCAGTCGGTGCATGTGTTGGGATGCGTGGTGCCCGAGTTCAGGCGGTTTCCGGTGAATTAGGTGGCGAGCGTATTGATATTGTGCTGTGGGACGATAACCCAGCTCAATTTGTAATTAATGCAATGGCACCAGCTGATGTTGCTTCTATCATCGTTGATGAGGATGCTCATTCGATGGACATTGCTGTTGAAGCCGACAATCTAGCTCAAGCGATTGGCCGTAGTGGGCAGAATGTTCGTTTGGCCTCTCAGTTGACTGGCTGGGAACTCAATGTGATGACAGTAGAAGATCTTCAGAAGAAGCATCAGGAAGAATCAACTGAGTCCATTGAGTTGTTCATGAAGCATCTGGCTATTGAGCAGGACTTTGCCGAATTGTTGGTTGAAGAAGGCTTCTCTACATTAGAAGAAGTTGCCTATGTGCCGGTGAATGAGTTGCTTGAGGTTGACGGGTTGGATGAAGACCTTGTTGAAGAATTGCGTACTCGTGCAAAAGATGCACTGACAACTCTTGCTTTGGCCAGAGAAGAGTCACTGGATGGAGGTGAGCCAGCTGAGGACCTGTTAAATCTATCTGGTCTTGAGCGTGAAATGGCTTACAAACTGGCAGCTAAAGGAGTGATAACTCTTGAAGATTTGGCTGATCAGGGAATTGATGATCTTGAAGGTATAGAAGAACTGACAGAAGAACGCGCTGGAGAATTAATTATGGCTGCGCGTAATATTTGTTGGTTTGGCGAAGACGCGTAA
- the infB gene encoding translation initiation factor IF-2 translates to MTELTVKALSEEIGTPVDRLLEQLADAGMTKTRSDSVSEDEKQKLLTFLRQEHGGSSSKDEPTRLTLQRKTRSTLSVNAGGGKSKNVQVEVRKKRTYVKRSTVEDEAKREAEEAAQREAEEKAKLEVEAEKAKLEAQAKREAEEKAKREAEEQMKREAEEKAKREEKNSQKVELSDEEKSKQEAARQEAEALKRRQEEELRRKAEEESQRQLEKARELAEKNQERWSAAEEKKGAMEDENTDYHLTTSRYAQEAEDEADRRDEGSRRAKAKKKASARDEQRQERDMRPRGGKGGRNSSRGRGKPSSMRQGFDKNATVAKSDVVIGETIIVSELAQKMSVKGTEIIKVMMKMGAMATINQVIDQETAQLVAEEMGHKVILRKENELEEAVLSDRDSTSEAVPRAPVVTIMGHVDHGKTSTLDYIRRTHVASGEAGGITQHIGAYHVETDNGMITFLDTPGHAAFTAMRARGAQATDIVVLVVAADDGVMPQTIEAIQHSKAAKVPLIVAVNKIDKEGANPDNVKNELAQYDIIPEEWGGENIFVHISAKQGTNVESLLEAILLQAEVLELTAVADGMGTGVVVESRLDKGRGPVATILVQSGTVRKGDILLCGQEYGRVRAMRNEVGDEVLEAGPSIPVEVLGLSGVPAAGDEATVVRDERKAREVANYRQGKFREVKLARQQKAKLENMFSNMTAGEVAELNIVLKADVQGSVEAITDALIKLSTDEVKVNIVGSGVGGITETDATLAAASNAIVLGFNVRADGSARRTIETENLDLRYYSIIYQLIDEVKQAMSGMLAPEFKQEIIGLAEVRDVFRSPKLGAIAGCMVTEGLIKRNNPIRVLRDNVVIYEGELESLRRFKDDVAEVKNGYECGIGVKNYNDVRVGDQIEVFEIIEIKRSID, encoded by the coding sequence ATGACAGAACTTACAGTTAAAGCACTGAGTGAAGAGATTGGTACACCAGTTGACCGCTTATTAGAGCAACTTGCTGACGCAGGAATGACAAAAACGAGATCGGATAGTGTTTCTGAAGATGAAAAACAGAAACTGTTAACTTTCCTTCGTCAAGAGCACGGTGGCAGCTCTTCAAAGGACGAACCGACTCGTTTAACATTACAGCGAAAAACCCGCAGCACACTCAGTGTGAATGCGGGAGGCGGTAAAAGTAAGAATGTTCAGGTTGAAGTGCGCAAAAAACGAACGTATGTTAAGCGTAGTACAGTCGAAGATGAAGCGAAACGTGAGGCAGAAGAAGCAGCCCAGCGTGAAGCTGAAGAGAAAGCTAAGTTAGAAGTAGAAGCTGAAAAAGCAAAATTAGAAGCTCAAGCGAAGCGTGAAGCTGAAGAAAAAGCGAAACGGGAAGCTGAAGAGCAGATGAAGCGTGAAGCCGAAGAAAAAGCGAAGCGTGAAGAGAAAAACAGTCAGAAAGTTGAACTTTCTGATGAAGAAAAATCCAAGCAAGAGGCAGCGCGTCAAGAAGCCGAAGCACTGAAGCGTCGTCAGGAAGAAGAATTGAGACGTAAAGCTGAAGAGGAAAGTCAGCGTCAGCTCGAAAAAGCGCGTGAATTGGCTGAAAAGAATCAAGAGCGTTGGTCTGCTGCAGAAGAGAAGAAAGGTGCTATGGAAGACGAAAATACTGATTACCATCTAACTACTTCCCGTTATGCCCAAGAGGCAGAAGACGAAGCAGACCGTCGAGATGAAGGTAGTCGTCGTGCAAAAGCGAAGAAAAAAGCTTCTGCTCGCGATGAACAACGCCAAGAACGCGACATGCGTCCTCGCGGTGGAAAAGGTGGACGTAACTCGAGTCGAGGTCGGGGAAAACCGTCTTCAATGCGGCAAGGTTTTGATAAGAATGCAACTGTTGCAAAATCTGATGTTGTCATCGGTGAAACAATCATTGTTTCCGAGCTGGCTCAGAAAATGTCAGTAAAAGGCACCGAAATCATCAAAGTTATGATGAAAATGGGTGCTATGGCAACGATTAACCAAGTGATTGATCAGGAAACTGCACAGCTTGTTGCCGAAGAAATGGGTCACAAAGTGATTCTCCGTAAAGAAAATGAACTGGAAGAAGCGGTTCTTTCTGATCGTGATAGTACTTCTGAAGCCGTTCCTCGTGCACCAGTGGTTACCATCATGGGACACGTTGACCACGGCAAAACTTCAACACTGGATTATATTCGTCGTACACACGTTGCATCTGGTGAAGCCGGTGGTATTACCCAGCATATCGGTGCTTATCATGTTGAAACTGACAATGGCATGATCACTTTCCTTGATACCCCGGGACACGCGGCATTTACGGCAATGCGTGCTCGTGGTGCTCAAGCAACGGATATCGTGGTGTTGGTTGTTGCGGCTGATGATGGTGTTATGCCTCAAACAATAGAAGCAATTCAGCACTCAAAAGCAGCGAAAGTTCCGTTAATTGTTGCAGTGAACAAGATTGATAAAGAAGGTGCCAATCCGGACAATGTGAAAAATGAACTGGCACAATATGACATCATTCCTGAAGAATGGGGTGGTGAGAATATTTTCGTTCATATTTCTGCCAAGCAGGGAACGAACGTAGAGTCTTTGTTAGAAGCGATTCTTCTTCAAGCCGAGGTTCTGGAACTGACTGCTGTTGCTGACGGCATGGGAACTGGTGTTGTTGTCGAGTCTCGACTGGATAAAGGCCGTGGCCCTGTCGCAACGATTTTGGTTCAGTCAGGTACAGTGCGTAAAGGCGATATTCTGCTTTGTGGTCAGGAGTATGGCCGAGTCAGAGCAATGCGCAACGAAGTCGGTGATGAAGTGCTGGAAGCTGGCCCATCAATTCCGGTCGAAGTTCTCGGTCTTTCTGGTGTGCCTGCTGCGGGTGATGAAGCGACTGTTGTGCGTGATGAACGTAAAGCGCGTGAAGTTGCGAACTACCGTCAGGGTAAATTCCGTGAAGTTAAACTGGCTCGTCAGCAGAAAGCTAAACTAGAGAATATGTTCTCTAATATGACCGCTGGTGAAGTTGCTGAATTGAATATCGTGCTGAAAGCTGATGTTCAAGGATCGGTTGAAGCGATTACAGATGCACTGATTAAACTTTCAACGGATGAAGTGAAAGTCAACATTGTTGGCTCCGGTGTGGGTGGTATTACAGAAACTGACGCAACATTGGCTGCGGCATCGAATGCTATTGTACTGGGCTTTAACGTCCGTGCAGATGGTTCCGCCCGTCGAACCATCGAAACAGAGAACCTTGATCTGCGCTATTACTCCATCATTTATCAATTGATTGATGAAGTGAAACAGGCGATGAGCGGTATGTTGGCTCCTGAATTTAAACAGGAGATTATCGGTCTGGCAGAAGTCCGTGATGTATTCCGTTCTCCGAAACTGGGTGCTATCGCTGGCTGTATGGTTACTGAAGGACTGATCAAACGGAATAATCCTATTCGCGTGCTGCGTGATAACGTGGTCATTTATGAAGGTGAACTGGAATCACTCCGTCGCTTTAAAGATGATGTTGCAGAAGTGAAAAATGGTTATGAATGTGGTATTGGTGTGAAAAACTACAACGATGTCCGTGTTGGTGACCAGATCGAAGTTTTTGAAATAATTGAAATTAAACGTTCAATCGATTAA
- the rbfA gene encoding 30S ribosome-binding factor RbfA, with the protein MANFSRTQRVSQQLQKELAMILQREIRDSRLGMVTISEVKVSRDLAYAKVYVSFLCVGEQTPESCLKALKEHESHIRMMLGKRIRLRLTPEVRFVYDDTLVEGRRMSSLVNQAVDEDKRKRDESGSDEEA; encoded by the coding sequence ATGGCAAATTTTAGTCGTACGCAGCGCGTTTCTCAGCAGCTGCAAAAAGAGCTGGCAATGATATTGCAGCGTGAAATCAGAGATTCTCGCCTCGGTATGGTGACAATTTCTGAGGTGAAAGTTTCCCGGGACTTGGCTTATGCCAAAGTGTATGTTTCCTTCTTATGTGTTGGAGAACAGACACCAGAGAGTTGCCTGAAAGCGTTGAAAGAGCATGAATCTCATATTCGTATGATGTTAGGTAAGCGGATTCGTCTGCGTCTGACACCTGAAGTCCGTTTTGTTTATGATGATACTTTGGTTGAGGGGAGACGGATGTCGAGTCTGGTTAACCAAGCTGTTGATGAAGACAAACGGAAGAGGGATGAATCAGGTTCGGATGAGGAGGCGTAA
- the truB gene encoding tRNA pseudouridine(55) synthase TruB codes for MARRRKGRPVDGIILLDKPTGISSNDALQKVKRIFFAEKAGHTGALDPLATGMLPICLGEATKFSQFLLDSDKKYRVIAKLGVRTNTSDSDGEIVETRPVQVSESLLVQSIEKFKGETAQIPSMFSALKYQGRPLYEYAREGIEVPRESRQISVYSIELIRHEADEVEMEIHCSKGTYIRTIVDDLGEMLGCGAHVIYLRRTAVAQYPAERMVTIEALEHILEAAREQDVAPRILLDPLLLPMDSAVQSLPEVNLIPDLAEMVQKGQAVQVFGIPASGTVRMTVGEEQHFIGVGEIDDDGKIAPKRLVVFRE; via the coding sequence ATGGCTCGTCGTCGGAAAGGTCGTCCGGTTGATGGCATCATTTTACTGGATAAACCTACGGGGATTTCATCCAATGATGCACTCCAGAAAGTGAAGCGTATTTTCTTTGCCGAGAAAGCCGGGCATACCGGTGCATTAGATCCTCTAGCGACGGGGATGCTACCGATTTGTCTGGGGGAAGCGACCAAGTTTTCCCAATTTCTCCTCGATTCAGACAAGAAGTATCGAGTGATTGCAAAACTGGGTGTGCGTACCAATACGTCGGATTCAGATGGCGAGATTGTTGAGACTCGGCCTGTTCAAGTTTCTGAATCGTTATTGGTGCAATCTATCGAGAAATTTAAAGGCGAAACCGCTCAGATTCCTTCGATGTTTTCAGCATTAAAGTATCAAGGTCGCCCTTTATATGAGTATGCTCGGGAAGGCATTGAAGTTCCCAGAGAGTCACGTCAGATCTCGGTCTATTCCATCGAACTGATCCGTCATGAAGCAGATGAAGTCGAGATGGAAATTCATTGTTCCAAAGGAACTTATATCCGTACTATCGTTGATGATCTTGGTGAAATGTTAGGCTGCGGTGCTCATGTGATATATTTACGTCGTACGGCTGTTGCACAATATCCGGCTGAGCGAATGGTCACTATCGAGGCGCTTGAACATATCCTTGAAGCCGCGCGTGAACAAGATGTCGCCCCAAGAATTTTACTTGATCCGCTCCTGTTACCGATGGATTCAGCTGTTCAGTCATTACCTGAAGTGAATTTAATTCCTGATTTGGCAGAAATGGTCCAGAAAGGGCAGGCTGTGCAAGTTTTTGGTATACCAGCGAGTGGTACGGTGCGTATGACGGTTGGTGAAGAACAACACTTTATTGGTGTTGGTGAAATTGATGATGACGGAAAAATAGCCCCGAAACGATTAGTCGTTTTTCGTGAATGA
- the rpsO gene encoding 30S ribosomal protein S15, with amino-acid sequence MSLNAETKAAIVADYARGEGDTGSPEVQVALLTASINHLQGHFKEHKGDHHSRRGLLRMVSRRRKLLDYLKGKSLDRYHDLIQRLGLRR; translated from the coding sequence ATGTCTCTGAATGCAGAAACTAAAGCAGCAATCGTTGCTGATTACGCGCGTGGCGAAGGTGACACTGGTTCACCAGAAGTTCAAGTTGCTCTATTGACAGCTTCAATCAACCACCTTCAAGGTCACTTCAAAGAACACAAAGGCGATCACCATAGCCGTCGTGGTCTTTTACGCATGGTTTCTCGTCGTCGTAAGCTTTTGGACTACCTGAAAGGTAAAAGTCTGGATCGTTACCATGACCTTATCCAACGTCTTGGCTTACGTCGTTAA